The genomic DNA cgagagtTTGAAATGAAGGACAGAATTAGAGCTTATAGAGGTCCCCAGAGCCACTGCAGCAAATAACTTTTAGAGTGGGCATGCAGTCTCAACTGCTGGGGAATGAAAGAGCACCAGTCAGTTCacataaaataaagaaactaCAAGAAGGTACTGGCTAAAAATGTCATAGTTTCAAAAAATGGTTGATCTAAActaacagatttttaaagtttttttttttaattaaaaaaaaaaagaaaagaaagattgtCTAAAGAACAGTTTAACCTCTTCATGGAGACAGCAAGGTGTAGTATAGGGCCTGGGTTCATCCTACATTTATCATctactgtgtggccttgggcacatTATTAAGTCTTTGAGCCATAGTTTTATAGCTGTCTCAATCATAAACATGAAAGGAGATGTCATGTGTAAAAATTCTTAACTCACTGGCCACTGTTAAGTGGTTAATAATTATGACTTGTATGACACATTTTAGTTTCATGTTCTCCCTCAAAGCGTTAACTTGGTGCCACTGGCAGAATTAAAATGTTGCGGTAACTAGTCTATTCTGGTGaacatttttctcctttgctttgcagAACGCACAGGTTTTTCCATCCGTCCTGTGGCTGGTTACTTATCACCAAGGGATTTCTTATCAGGTTTAGCCTTTCGAGTTTTTCACTGCACACAGTACGTGAGACACAGTTCGGATCCTCTCTACACTCCAGAACCGTAAGTACTTCTGTTGCAGCATCCATCCATCAATATGGTACTTACCtcatgagtttttcttttttccttgaagaTCAAGTGAATTAGCACATGTAAAGCATTTTGAATGGTGCCTGGCCTGTAATACATGTTCTTATGCGCTATACATGTTAGTCATTATTATTACCAGTAGTAATTGACAACCTGTTAGGTACCAAGTACTGTTCTAAGCATAAGGGATGtaagactgaaaaaaatgcaaagtTTCCTGCCTTCATAGAGCTTATATTCCAAtgggaaatacagaaaataaacaagtaaatatgaataaattagaatataagttccatggagaaaaataaagcagggaaaggggacagatgtgtgtgtgtacatgtatgtgtttctattttgaaaagaGTGATCAGAGAAGGACtgtctgagaaggtgacatttgaacagagacctgatttgggggtggaggtggggcgaCCTGTGGATGTCTGTGGGTATTTGCATGaatttatgtatatgtgtttgtgaaTGTTCAAGGTTTTGAACCAAAATGATTTCTTTACTATAATAATGTCCTTTGTCGTCCATTTCCAAAGTAATACCACCTGATCAGTTTGAATAAAAGTAAGATCAGGTTTTTATTTGATTGAATGGTTGGTCATGCATTTATGTTAAACGTCATGGTGTGACAACTTGTACCTCTTTTTTCAGAGATACCTGCCATGAACTCTTAGGTCATGTCCCTCTTTTGGCTGAACCTAGTTTTGCTCAGTTCTCCCAAGAAATTGGCCTGGCTTCTCTTGGAGCTTCAGAAGAGGCTGTTCAAAAACTGGCAACGGTATAAATCTGGAAATCACTGTACAGATCATTAATTCTTAACTGGGGTGGGCTGTGGGTATTTGTGTAGTTTAGAAGTACATATTCCAGATGAGCATTAGAAAATTTGTCTCTgcttatatttaatttaatttaaataatttaaataacattaaagGAAGACGTTAAAGGTTTAtccaaagaagatgtggtaggctacagtccacggggttgcaaagagtcagacacgactgagcgacttcacttcacttcaaagaagACACGAGcttaaaaaaaaggcagagaaacaaagaACACCAGAATACAACAATGTTAATAGTTTACATACCCTTTTTGCAGTAAAAATGATAGGTTCTCTAAAAATGATGCTAAAAGTATTTTTTAGCACTTTATAAGACAACATGCTGGAAATATAAAGATGAGTAAAGTCTAATTCCCACCTTCAAGGAACttaatgtgttagtcactcagtcatgtactacTCTTTGTCACCTCATGAACTGTaccccgctaggctcctctgtccatggaattctccaggcaagaatactggagtggtagccattcccttctccaggggatcttcctgacctagggattgaacctgggtctcatgcattgctggcagattccttaccgcagagccacctgggaagcccataaaatggtttattatattttaatattaattagtcAATATTTAAATTTTGTCTCAGTTTACATTTGAATATGGTAAATATAGTTAGCTATATCCTACATAAACGGAAGGTCCTTAGGGtcctcagttatttttaaaagtatgtaagAGTTCCCGGAACAAAACTTTGAGAAGTCTGGCTTGGTCAAAGCCAGACTGTAGAAATACTTGTGAGCTAGTCTGGGGGTCTTGGATTTTATTCCAGGGTAATTTGGGTCAGTGACTAAGCGTCATAATTTGTTTTAAGTTGAGCCATTCGTGATGTGAGAGAAATACTGATGTCCTTTTGCAGTGCTACTTCTTCACTGTGGAGTTTGGTCTGTGCAAACAAGAGGGGCAGCTCAGAGTCTTTGGTGCCGGCTTACTTTCTTCCATCAGTGAACTCAAAGTAAGAGTTGTAAATATTTGCACGTAACCATATTCACTTAGTGTAATTGATACGACCTGAAATAGTTTCTGGATTTGAACAAGAGCTTACTGCGGAAAATACTTGGGGTGGCAGTAAGCATACCTAAGaggtatttttctctctttcctaagTTTTCTGAATATAGATGCCTATTCAGAATATAGATAtatcttctaaataaataagtattttaaagtttttgcttAACAAAGTCTTGCTGTTTCCTCACTGTTTTTGGTGTGCTAATAATAACTTCAGTACTTTCTAGGGAATTCTTCAGTGAGATTTATTATGTATCTAATAAAGGAATGAACCTCTGTTTGTTAGGTGGTGAGTGTGTATTCAGTATTGTCCAAAGTACAGTCCTACTCTCAAAGAGCCCACCACCTGCTGGAGGGCAAAAATCATGTACAGGAATAACTACTGTTGGGTAGAAAGCAGATGCCATattaacagtaaataaataaagatcctTGGGTACATCCTACATGGAGAAGAGTGTTATAAAGAGTGGGGCATTTATAGGGAATAGCAGTTCATTTGTTTTGGTTTAGTGTATTGTGGATTAAATAGAGATGTAGGAAATAAGTTTGGAATTGTAGATTGGGACCACTGTGTTAATAATATATTCAGAGGTGTGCTGATTCTGGCAGCTGTGTGAAGAAGGTGATCCATGAAAATGGATAGTATTTTTTGATTTACGGACTCTTTGTCCTCTAGCACGCTCTTTCTGGACATGCCAAAGTAAAGCCCTTTGACCCCAAGATTACATGCAAACAGGAGTGTCTCATCACAACTTTTCAGGATGTCTACTTTGTATCTGAAAGCTTTGAAGATGCAAAGGAGAAGATGAGGTAAAGTATATCTTCCTCATGCCTTAATTTGCCTCTGCTTTAGATAGGTCCAGTAATGTAACAAGTCACAGAAGTAAGCAGCTAATAATTAGAAGCCCTCTAGGCACCTTCTGCCTGGATCATATCTCCCTTCCACAGTAAATATTTAGGATGTGTTGTTTACAGTGATGTTCAGGGTTGCAAATATGAATCAGATACACTGAGAAACTGGTTATTTCCCATTCCTTCTTATCAGAGAGTTTATAATCTAATAGGGAAAACAAAATGTATGCAAATTACTATATAACAAATTGGAAGCCTTAAAGAGATACAGATGAAACATTGTTCTTTTATCTAGGAGCAATTCATTCCAGCTAGGGGAAAGGGAAAGCTTAATGGCATTTGAAAAAGGACTTGTAGTATACATAGGGTTTAGATATGTTCAACGTtagaccacctcatgcgaagagctgactcattggaaaagactgtgatgctgggagggattggggggaggaggagaaggggacaacagaggataagatggctggatggcatcactgactcaatggacgtgagtttgagtgaactctgggagttggtgatggacagggaggcctggcgtgctgcaattcatggggtcgcaaagactgaaccaaactgagctGAATGTTAGACAGTATTCTGTAATGGACAGTATtctgttttcatcattttccCCCTAGAAACTGATTGCCTCTTATTTGTTTTCTTACATAGAGAATTTACCAAAACAATCAAGCGTCCATTTGGAGTGAAGTATAATCCATATACACGGAGTATTCAGATCTTGAAAGATACCAAGAGTATAACCAGCGCCATGAACGAGCTTCAGCATGAGCTTGATGTTGTCAGTGATGCCCTTGCTAAGGTCAGCAGGCAGCTGAGCATCTGACAGTTACCAGTTCTAATCCCGAAAGCATCTGAGCACCAATTCGGAGGCCTGTGGTGCAACTGTGGCTTTGCTTGAAGAGCCGATTGTGGAGGGACAGCAGCCAAACAATAGTCTCTACTCCCATTCTTTAAGGGACCATTATTCTTTGAAAATGTGTACCCAGATACCCCGAGTACACATCTAGATATTTTAGCCactacttatttttttcttttggtaacaGCTTTTGTGAAGTATAATTCACATGCTATACAATTCACCAACCATCCCAGTTTTTATAGAGAATTTGCTTGACCCAATGTATAGATCTGTTCTTAGCCTGATTTTGTTTTCCCCAGTTCTTCTTGAGTACAATGATCACTTAAAACACCTTGATGGTTATTATGGAGCTAATCCATATTGTTATCTAAGATCCTCTTATTTCTACAGCATCTAACTTATCATCAAATTTGGGCCAAGCTTGGTCACATTCACATGCCTCAATTTAATAGGAAACCAACTCTCTCCACTGCTAGCTTGAGCAAAAGCAGAGAGAGCTTTGCATATGAAATGTGCCTAGTAAAGAGCAGATAGTCTAATTTTAAGTGTAACGTCTTATAGGGAAAGAGGAGTATCTAAATCTAGAAAGGCTGATTGGGACATAATCGTTAAGAATTTGCGACTTTATTTTGTAGGCACTAGGGAGCGCCTGCCGAGTGACCATcctccttggggatggtcttttcTTTCTATGGCGCTGTGTATGTTTTACACGATCTGCCCTACTCAGGAGGCCAAAGGGAACTTGGTGGGCGTGCCACTTGCAAGATCCTGAACTCAGACATGCAGCCCCAGAGAATGTCCTCAGGTTAGTAGGAGACAGTGTTGTTAGAGGGAGAGTTCAAACTGAGACAGAGGAGAGACATACCAAGTTAAAGTTGGAAAGCAGTGCCAAGCACTTTAAGGGGAGACCATAAATAGGAAGGCCAGGCGTGAGGGCATAGGGTAGGGAACGGGGAAGAAAATGGTGTAAGATGTGTCAGGAAGAGCATCTTCGGACTGACACTGAAACAGTGAAGATAGTTAGCACTGGCTTTTATGTGGTGTCGGCGGTGTAGTACAGGGAGCGGGTCTGATAATAACGGGTAACTCTGGAGTCCACAGGACAGgctttatttcttcagtttgCTCCTATTCTCCCCGCACCTGCGAAAAGAAGACTTTCCTCAAGTTTCTGCTTTTGGccctctttcctctctgctttctgttcATGGAGATGTCATCCATGTCCATAACTTCAATTCTTATTACCTATGTCTCCCATATTTGGAGTTCTAACTCTTAACACCTGTCTTGAGTTTTTGCCTTTTAAATCCAACTG from Budorcas taxicolor isolate Tak-1 chromosome 15, Takin1.1, whole genome shotgun sequence includes the following:
- the TPH1 gene encoding tryptophan 5-hydroxylase 1, which codes for MIEDNKENKDHSFERERATLIFSLKNEVGGLIKALKIFQEKHVNLLHIESRKSKRRSSEFEIFVDCDISREQLNDIFHLLKSHSNILSVNLPDNFTVKEDGMETVPWFPKKISDLDHCSNRVLMYGSKLDADHPGFKDNVYRKRRKYFADLAMNYKHGDPIPRVEFTEEEIKTWGTVFRELNKLYPTHACREYLKNLPLLSKYCGYREDNIPQLEDVSNFLKERTGFSIRPVAGYLSPRDFLSGLAFRVFHCTQYVRHSSDPLYTPEPDTCHELLGHVPLLAEPSFAQFSQEIGLASLGASEEAVQKLATCYFFTVEFGLCKQEGQLRVFGAGLLSSISELKHALSGHAKVKPFDPKITCKQECLITTFQDVYFVSESFEDAKEKMREFTKTIKRPFGVKYNPYTRSIQILKDTKSITSAMNELQHELDVVSDALAKVSRQLSI